The following proteins are co-located in the Phragmites australis chromosome 10, lpPhrAust1.1, whole genome shotgun sequence genome:
- the LOC133930125 gene encoding uncharacterized protein LOC133930125 yields MEIPDMAASQISCRQRVIHGERQALLARRNKHFATWRDKKQSALIEESPAESAEDVKDLEPTTQSVVINNENTPPAPQTDNVATPPTQPPVNDDGDDDGVIFEEDFEHEEGYMFGGQDRDTNVDIEFDQADNASASISSVLNPYDHVYSNIPPATHMLKPGEDCQYCNAKKFEHETKGFCCRNGNIKLSTPDTPSELMRLWSSSDTDARHFRDNIRFFNGHFSFTSLYCHLDNGSELKHLELYFYDDDSNLELRFRRCCKELYQQDNDVIRKLDQRTYNVPTTSEVAVVWVEGSDRRRQFENSVILQGKNREVYGIRSYHGCYDALSYPLFFPRGELGWHTDIPKVGVSIDQVNAARAARKARGNNDEDPNSGGMLCMSVRDYYCYKFQIRPEIFNPMLFGKRLFQQFVVDTYIKIESSRLDYIWAHQKELRANLYQGLVDSLHANEGRVDAIGKWTVLATSFIGGPRDKRRRYMDAMALVRKAKLEELKKQLLQKDILGKVRAYVYVVEFQKRGLPHAHLLLIMQGQYKLTRPEQYDCLISAELPNKHKYPELYKMVVKHMMHGPCGVLNRECPCTKDRSLCKNHYPRPFNATTLQGKDSYSVYRRREDGRCAMVRKHLLDNRWVVPYNPYLLQLFICHINVEACSSIKAVKYLFKYIYKGHDQASVTVSEADKADSNEDIDEIRQYRDARRVTPPEALWRIYGFELSKNFPPVMQLELHLPNMHMVSFQEGQDIRQVVNYEGADKSMLSEYFETNRLHEHGRGILYRDFPEWYTWQKGKKKKF; encoded by the exons ATGGAGATCCCCGATATGGCTGCCAGTCAAATATCATGTAGACAACGTGTAATACATGGAGAAAGGCAAGCATTGCTAGCCCGTCGTAACAAGCACTTTGCAACATGGCGTGACAAGAAACAGTCTGCCTTGATAGAAGAAAGTCCAGCTGAGAGTGCGGAAGACGTCAAAGATTTAGAACCTACAACACAATCAGTCGTCATTAACAATG AAAATACCCCTCCGGCCCCTCAAACTGACAACGTTGCCACGCCTCCAACACAGCCACCAGTTAACGATGACG gtgatgatgatggcgtCATATTCGAGGAGGACTTCGAACATGAGGAGGGCTACATGTTCGGTGGTCAAG ACCGAGACACCAACGTGGATATCGAATTCGATCAAGCTGACAACGCCTCTGCTTCTATCTCTAGCGTACTCAATCCGTACGACCACGTGTATAGCAATATACCTCCAGCCACGCACATGCTGAAGCCTGGTGAAGACTGTCAATATTGCAATGCGAAGAAGTTCGAGCATGAGACAAAGGGTTTTTGCTGCCGTAATGGGAATATTAAACTATCCACCCCAGATACGCCATCTGAGCTCATGAGACTCTGGTCGAGTTCAGACACTGATGCTAGGCACTTCCGTGACAACATTAGGTTTTTCAACGGTCATTTCTCATTCACCTCGCTCTACTGTCACCTTGACA ATGGCTCAGAACTAAAGCACCTGGAGCTTTACTTCTACGATGATGATTCCAATCTAGAGCTTCGGTTTCGTCGCTGTTGCAAAGAGCTGTACCAGCAAGATAATGATGTCATTAGAAA GTTGGACCAGAGAACATATAACGTGCCAACCACTTCAGAGGTTGCCGTTGTTTGGGTTGAGGGGAGCGACCGCCGAAGGCAGTTTGAGAATAGTGTTATCCTGCAAGGGAAGAACAGAGAAGTATATGGCATCCGGTCGTATCATGGATGCTATGATGCACTGtcataccctctcttcttccctagAGGCGAACTCGGCTGGCATACCGACATCCCAAAGGTTGGTGTGTCCATCGATCAGGTGAACGCAGCTCGTGCGGCTCGTAAGGCTCGTGGTAATAATGATGAGGATCCAA ATTCTGGTGGTATGCTATGCATGTCCGTGCGAGATTACTACTGCTACAAATTCCAAATTCGGCCAGAGATATTCAACCCAATGTTGTTTGGTAAGCGTCTTTTTCAGCAATTCGTGGTCGACACATACATCAAGATTGAGAGCTCGCGACTGGACTACATATGGGCTCATCAAAAGGAGTTAAGGGCGAACCTGTACCAAGGCTTGGTGGACAGCTTGCATGCCAATGAGGGAAGAGTAGACGCTATTGGAAAATGGACTGTATTGGCTACATCATTTATTGGAGGACCTCGAGACAAGAGGCGTCGGTACATGGATGCTATGGCTTTAGTGCGGAA GGCGAAGCTAGAGGAACTAAAAAAGCAGTTGCTTCAAAAGGACATTCTTGGCAAGGTGAGGGCCTATGTCTATGTGGTGGAGTTCCAGAAGAGGGGCCTACCACATGCCCACCTCCTGCTCATCATGCAGGGGCAGTACAAGCTCACGCGTCCCGAGCAGTATGATTGTCTCATCTCAGCCGAGCTCCCGAACAAGCATAAGTATCCTGAGCTCTATAAGATGGTCGTcaagcatatgatgcatggcccTTGCGGTGTGCTAAACCGCGAATGCCCGTGCACAAAGGACCGTTCATTATGCAAGAATCATTATCCGCGTCCTTTCAACGCTACTACCTTACAGGGCAAGGACTCCTACTCGGTGTATAGGAGACGTGAAGATGGCCGCTGTGCAATGGTTCGAAAACACCTGCTAGACAACAGGTGGGTCGTCCCTTATAACCCTTACCTTCTTCAGCTGTTCATCTGTCACATCAATGTTGAGGCGTGCTCGAGCATAAAGGCCGTTAAATACCTATTCAAGTACATATACAAGGGCCATGACCAGGCCTCTGTGACTGTGAGCGAGGCTGACAAGGCAGACAGCAACGAGGACATAGATGAGATCAGGCAGTATAGAGACGCGAGGAGGGTGACCCCTCCGGAAGCCTTGTGGAGGATATACGGCTTtgaattgagcaagaacttTCCACCTGTGATGCAGCTGGAACTTCATCTCCCAAACATGCACATGGTTTCGTTTCAAGAGGGCCAAGATATCCGACAAGTGGTAAACTATGAAGGTGCTGATAAGTCAATGCTGTCAGAGTACTTCGAGACGAATAGATTACATGAGCATGGTCGAGGTATCTTGTACCGGGATTTCCCCGAGTGGTATACTTGGCAAAAAGgcaagaaaaagaaattctaG
- the LOC133930126 gene encoding uncharacterized protein LOC133930126, with protein MGKDIRSFPLPEIDEAHDTASGVPREIFEESTIELNVEDATLLDSLNTEQRAAYDEILSAVDSDEGIVFFVDGPGGTEKTFLYKALLAMIRGFTKQSEIAKLLQTASLIIWDEASMTKRQAVEALDNNMRDIMSRPELSFGGKTVVFGGDFRQVLPVVRKGSRAQIIDALLHRNIDPANGLCNGTRLVVRGFQRNAIDAEIMLGQHAGKRIFLPRIPLCPSDDEMFPFQFKRKQFPVRLSFAMTVNKAQGQTIPIVGIYLPEPVFSHG; from the exons ATGGGGAAGGACATAAGGTCATTCCCTCTTCCCGAGATCGATGAGGCACATGATACGGCCAGCGGTGTGCctagggagatcttcgaggagTCCACCATCGAGCTCAATGTTGAGGACGCAACTCTGTTGGACTCCCTCAACACTGAGCAAAGGGCTGCCTACGATGAGATTCTATCTGCTGTCGATAGCGACGAGGGTATAGTGTTCTTTGTGGATGGACCTGGAGGCACCGAGAAGACTTTTTTGTACAAGGCATTGCTCGCAATGATACGCGG CTTCACGAAACAGAGTGAGATTGCCAAGCTTCTACAGACTGCATCACTCATTATTTGGGATGAAGCCTCCATGACTAAGAGACAGGCAGTGGAGGCGCTGGACAACAACATGCGTGACATAATGAGCCGACCAGAACTGTCGTTCGGTGGAAAGACGGTTGTGTTTGGTGGAGATTTCAGGCAGGTCCTTCCTGTTGTCCGAAAGGGGTCAAGGGCTCAGATAATTGATGCGTTGTTACATAG gaacattgACCCTGCGAACGGGCTTTGCAACGGTACGAGGCTGGTAGTCCGGGGGTTCCAGAGAAATGCCATCGATGCAGAGATTATGCTAGGGCAACATGCTGGAAAGAGGATTTTTCTGCCTCGAATTCCCCTGTGCCCCTCTGATGATGAGATGTTCCCTTTTCAGTTCAAGAGGAAGCAGTTTCCTGTTAGGCTCAGCTTCGCCATGACGGTCAATAAGGCACAAGGGCAAACTATCCCCATCGTCGGTATTTACCTGCCCGAGCCAGTATTCTCTCATGGTTAG
- the LOC133883707 gene encoding protein SCAR2-like, with amino-acid sequence MLRKAPTMVQPSSKLPDEKNTILEQIKNKSFNLKPVLTKRPNVMGGPRTNLQVVAILERAHAIRQAVADEDDEDSWSE; translated from the exons ATG cTTAGAAAGGCTCCAACTATGGTTCAGCCTTCAAGTAAGCTTCCAGATGAGAAGAACACAATACTAGAACAGATAAAGAATAAG TCTTTCAACTTGAAGCCTGTTCTTACAAAGAGACCAAATGTGATGGGTGGTCCCAGAACGAATTTACAAGTGGTGGCCATTCTAGAGCGTGCCCATGCGATTCGCCAG GCTGTTgctgatgaagatgacgaggatAGCTGGAGTGAGTAG
- the LOC133883706 gene encoding uncharacterized protein LOC133883706 produces MLNYMEYWTGDVLSDNITQDDMIQFRTKLAAILLSSELNKRKGHPLVEENDEESGSPDDVVMLKNPPNLCKRSQQSVQFKVINTNESADETRDQSSLCALSMVDMPIGKKELTDVVCNYIMPVDDAETLETQWVQSLKPYLICLSVKQLQASLKMDQPMSNACFNMGVRILTYTEYKMLKSSKKMVSKHYMDLQFCVSFYILLGGRCDPAGGP; encoded by the exons ATGTTAAACTACATGGAATACTGGACAGGGGATGTGTTGTCCGACAATATAACTCAG GATGATATGATACAATTCAGGACAAAATTAGCTGCTATTTTGTTATCATCAGAACTAAACAAGAGGAAAGGACATCCGTTAGTCGAAGAGAACGATGAAGAAAGTGGAAGTCCAGatgatgttgtgatgctaaaaaaTCCCCCTAATCTATGCAAAAGGTCACAACAATCCGTTCAGTTTAAAGTCATAAATACAAATGAGTCTGCCGATGAAACTAGAGACCAGTCCTCATTGTGTGCCCTTTCCATGGTGGACATGCCGATAGGCAAAAAAGAACTGACAGACGTCGTATGCAATTATATCATGCCAGTTGATGATGCTGAGACATTAGA GACACAATGGGTGCAAAGTTTGAAGCCTTACCTAATTTGCTTAAGTGTCAAGCAACTCCAAGCATCATTAAAGATGGATCAACCCATGTCCAACGCTTGTTTCAACATGGGTGTTCGGATTCTCACATACACAGAATACAAGATGTTGAAAAGTTCCAAGAAAATGGTTTCAAAGCACTATATGGACCTGCAATTCTGCGTGAGTTTTTATATTCTCCTAGGAGGGCGCTGTGATCCAGCGGGTGGTCCATGA